GGCACGGGGAACGAGACGCGGGTGGGCTACTTCGGCTCCGGCTCTCCGGACAACCCGGGCCCGGTCTACGAGAAGCGCTGCGACGACGCCGCCCACCCCGCCGGGCGCCTGGCCGGCCAGGTGATCTCCACCGACGCGCAGGACGAGTACGTGCAGGGTGCCGGAGCGATCTGCCGCGAGGGGAACGGGCCGGCCTGGATCCTGGAGCCGGGGATCGCCGGTTCCCACCGCTACTACAACCCGTGCGTGGGCGCGGGGAAGGTCGTCACGAGCGTGCGCATCCGGGCGGGCTGGTGGACCGACTCCATCCAGATGAAGTGTGAGGTTCGCTAGGGCCTAACGCGACTCGAGGAAGCGCAGGACCCGCTCGTTGAAGTCGTCGGGCCGGGCGAGGTTGATCCCGTGCGGCGCGCCATCGAAGAGCTCGAGGGTCGCGCCGGGGATCGCCCGGACCAGCTCGTCGAAGCGCTTCGCCTCGAAGATCGCGTCGTTGGTGCCGCCGATCACCAGCGTCCGCGCCACGAGCTGCGAGAGCCGGCTGCGGGCGTCGTGGCTGAAGCAGGCCGCGAGCTGTCCCGCTGCCCCGGCGGCGGGGAAGCCGCCGGAGAAGGCCTGCCCCATCAGGCGCCGCAGGGTCGCCTCCTCCGTGCCGCCCGGGGACGCCGAGAAGACCAGCGGCAGCCAGATCCGCACGAGCTCCTCCTGAACGGCTGCCGCCCGCTCCTGGAGGCTCCCGCTCGCCCGCACCGCGGCGGCGCCGATCCGCGCGGCGATCCGGCCCATCGTCCACCGCATCCTGGCGTCGGCGGCCGGCGTGGTCGAGGCGAGCACGAGCGAGCGGACCCTCCCGGGATGCCGGGCGGCCAGCTCCATGGCCGCCATGCCGCCCATCGAGAGGCCGACCACGTGGGCCTTGTCCACGCCGAGGTGGTCGAGGAGGCCGCGCGCGTCCTCGGCGAGCTGCCCGACGGTGTAGCGACCGACCGGCTTGTCGCTGCCGCCGACGCCGCGGTTGTCGAAGCGGATCACGCGGTAGCGGTTCGAGAGCGCTGGGAGCTGCGGATCCCAGCCTTCGAGAGGCGCGCCCAGTCCCATCACGAGCAGCACGGGCTCGCCCTCGCCGTGCTCGTGGAAGTGCACCCAGATCCCGTTGACGTGCGCATGGGCCATCGGGAAATGGATAGCGCCTGTACGGGAAAGGAACAGCCGGCCCTTCAGGGTGGCGCGGCGCCGTCCGACCGGACGAGCTGGATCCGGTCGCCCACCACCTTGGCGCTCGGCTTGCCCGTCTCGTCGACGCCCAGGACGCGGAGGAGATGGCCGCCCGGCGGCACGTCCAGCTCCACGACGAGGTCGGCGGACTGGAGCACGAGGCGTTCGTCGAGGAAGTAGCCCACGCTGAAATCCCGGGGCTCGTCGAGGGCCACGCCCATCCCCGTGAGCGCGACCTCGACGTGGGCCTGCCCGCCCACCTGGGCGCCGTGCCGGGGAGCGATGATCGTCAGCATCCAGCGGGGCGTGTCCAGGCCCGACGAGCCGGTCGAGTCACCTCCGCCGCAGCCCGCGATCGCCAACGCGACCGACAAGGCGATCGCCAACAGCACCGCGCGTGCCATCCTCGCCTCCCCCCATCTCCAAGCAGACGATCGGCACGGCCGGCCCGGCGCGCGATCCCTCGCATTGGTCCTGACGGTTGCCTGGCGAGCGGGGGGAAGAGTACGGTGCGGCCGCCCCGTTTTTACTCCACCGAGGGCGCCCCGGGAGAGGCCCCCCTGGCCCCCGAGGATACCCGCGAGGAGCTCGCATGAGCGCAGACCCATCCCAGATTCAGGGCTACAGGCCCGCCCAGACGCCCGACCATTTGCGACCCGTCGACGAGAGCCCCGAAGACCGCGAGGCGCGGCGCTGGCTCGCCGAGGTCTACCAGGGCGACCGTGTCCGGCAGCTCTCGGTGCGCTCCATCGTCTCCGGCATGCTGATCGGCGCCGTGATGTCGATCTCCAACCTCTACGTGGGGCTGAAGACCGGCTGGGGCCTGGGCGTGACGATCACGGCCTGCATCATCGCCTTCGCGGTCTTCAAGGCGCTCGAGGCGGTGATCCCCGCCTACCGCAAGGACCACTTCACCATCCTCGAGAACAACACCATGTCCTCGGCGGCCAGCGCCGCGGGCTACATGGCGTCGGCGGGCCTGGTGTCGGCGTTCCCCGCGCTCTTCCTGGTCACCGGCCGGACGCTCCTCTGGTGGGAGATGATGCTCTGGCTGGGCGCAGTTTCCTGCCTCGGCGTCTTCATGGCCGTGCCGCTGAAGCGGCAGCTCATCAACATCGACCAGCTCCCCTTCCCCTCGGGCATCGCCACCGCCGAGACCCTGCGCTCGATGCACTCCGCCGGCGCCGAGGCGCTGCAGAAGGCCAAGGCCCTGCTCTTCGGCGCCCTGGGCGGCGCGGTCCTCGCCTTGTGGCGTGACGCCCCCTTCATGGGGAAGTTCGCGTTCCCGGGCAGCTTCCCGCTCTTTCCCGGCGCCAAGGGCAAGAAGCTCGAGGACGACCTCACCCTCGGCTTCGAGGGCTCGCTGATCATGGTCGCCGCCGGCGCCATCATGGGAATCCGGGTCGGCGTGTCGCTCCTCATCGGCGCGATCTTCTACTACGGCATCCTCGGGCCGGTCCTGATCGACCAGGGCATGGCCCAGCCCGGCTACCGCGGCCTCGTCTCCTGGGTTCTCTGGCCCGCCACCGCGATGATGGTGACCTCGGGACTCCTCGCCTTCGCCCTGCGCTGGCGCACCGTGATCCGCGCGTTCAGCAGCCTGGGCTCGGTCTTCGGCAAGAAGAGCGAGCAGCAGGATCCCCTCGCCCACATCGAGGTCCCCGGCTCCTGGTTCGTGTGGGGCACGCTGATCTCCGGCGCCGCGTGCGTCCTCATGGGCCACTACCTCTTCGAGATCACCTGGTGGATGGGGATCGTGGCGGTCCTCGCCACCTTCATGCTCTCGATCGTGGCGGCCCGCGCCACCGGCGAGACCGACGTCACCCCGGTCGGCGCCATGGGCAAGATCACGCAGCTCGTCTACGGCGTCGTCGCTCCGACCAACATGACGACCAACCTGATGACCGCGTCGATCACCGCCGGCGCGGCGTCGCACTCGGCCGACCTGCTCACCGACCTCAAGTCCGGCTACATGCTCGGCGGCAACCCGCGCAAGCAGACGATCGCCCAGCTCTTCGGCGTGCTCGCGGGCACCCTGCTCTGCGTGCCGGTCTACACGATCGTCGCCAGGCCCGAGAAGCTCGGCACGGCGGAGCTCCCTGCGCCTGCCGCCAAGGTGTGGGCAGCGGTCGCCGAGATGCTCGCCAAGGGCCTCGACGCGCTGCCGCCCGGCGCGGTCATGGGCATGGTCATCGGCGGTGTGGTGGGAATCATCATCACGCTGGGTGAAGAGTACTTCCCGAAGTACCGCAAGTGGATCCCGTCGGCCACCGGCCTCGGGATCGCCGGCGTCATCCCGGCCTACAACTCGATCTCGATGTTCCTGGGCGCGTTCGCCGCGTGGATGCTGATGAAGAAGAAGCCCGCCGCGAACGAGAAGTACACGGTCGCGGTGGCCTCGGGCCTCATCGCCGGCGAGTCGCTCATGGGCGTGGCGATCATCCTCGCGCTCCAGGGGCCGGGCATGATCCGGGAGATCCTCGCCCACTTCGGCTTCTGAGCAGCGCGCGAATTGCGCTTTGCGCCCGAAGGCGGCCCACCACGCGGCCGCCTTCGGGCGTTGTCGCTTTTGCGCGTGCGATCGCTCCCTCGCTGCGGCGATCCCGCCCCCGCCCCATCTTGGGGGAAAGGCGGGTGACGGTGTTCAAGCGCGGCGCGATCACGGTGCTGACGGTGAAAGGGGTGCCGATCCGGCTGCACTTCTCGGTGCTGCTGCTGATCCCGGTGCTCACCTACGCCCTCGCGGTGCAGATGCCGCGGGTGGCGGCTGCCGCAAAGATCCCCACGGAGTCCCTCGGCCTGCCGGGCTGGGCCTGGGGCCTGCTCGCCTCCATCGGCCTGATCGTCTCGATCACCCTCCACGAGCTGGCCCACACCCTCGTGGCGATGAAGTACGGCGGGAAGGTCGACTCGATCGTGCTGATGGCGCTCGGAGGCGTCTCGCAGATCACCCAGATGCCGAAGCGGCCGACCCAGGAGCTGGTCATGGCCGCAGTCGGGCCCGCGCTCTCGGTGGTGCTCGGCGTGGTCCTGGGCCTGGGCTGGAAGGCCTTCGCTGCCTCGCCGAACCTCGCCTTCTACTTCTTCATGCTCGGCTACCTGAACCTCGTGCTGGGCGTGTTCAACTTCATCCCCGCCTTTCCCATGGACGGAGGCCGCGTGCTCCGCGCGGCCCTCGCCACCCGGATGGGAAAGTACAGGGCCACCAACGTGGCGGCGGTCATCGGCAAGGCGCTCGCCGTGGCCTTCGCGGTCTTCGGGGTCTTCGGCGGCGGGATCTGGATGATCCTCATCGCCTTCTTCGTCTGGTCGGGCGCCACGCAGGAGAAGCTCTACTCCGACCTCCAGCACGCCCTCGGCCACGTGCGCGTGGGCGAGGTGCAGAGCTTCGTGCCGCAGGTGGAGTCGGACTCGTCGCTGGAGGAGGCGCGCCTGGTGCTCCGCGAGGCGGGCGCGGACTCGGCCATCGTCGAGGAGCACGGGCAGACGGTCGGGCTGGTCCGCAAGCTCGACATCCTCTCGCATCCTCCGGACGAGCGGATGAAGCTCCGGGTGAGCGCGTGCATGATCGCGGCCCAGCCGCTGACGAGCAGCGAGGAGCTGGGCGACTCGTTCGATCGGGTGCTGCGCGAGGGAGAGCTGCCGGTGGTGGATCCCGACGGGAACGCGACGGGCCTGATCCGCTCGCAGGACATCATCGACACGCTGCGGAGCCGCGGCTTCCACTTTCCTGGCGACCGGAAGCAGCCTCCGAGCCAGCCGCGGCCGTGAGGGTTCGCCCCTATCCCAGCAGGAGCTGGACCAGCTTGCCCAAGCCGCGGAGCTGACGCTCGCGATCGAGGGCCTTCGCGGGGCCCACGACCCCGGCCTCGAGGAGCGCCCGGGACGGGAGGGAGAGCTCGGGCTGCAGGGCGCGCGCGGCCTCGGCCACGTCCGGATGGAAGAAGGCCAGGAGCTCGAGCCCCGCCCACAGCGCCCGCTCGGCGCCGAAGGCCTTGGCCCGCTCCCGCACCACCGCCACGTCCAGCGGCGCGCCGGGGCCGCGGCCCAGGGCGACCGAGGCCTCTCCCTTCACCATCTCGCGAAGGTCCACGAAGTAGATCAGCGGGACCGCGAAGCCGCGACGCGCCATGGAGAGCACGTGGACCAGGAAGGCGTCCTCGGCGGAGAGGCGGCAGACGCCGGGACCGAAGGCCCGCACCCGCACCGTCCTCTCGAAGAGGCCGGGCTCCTCGCCGCGGACCGGGAGGACGTGCTCGTAGAGCTTCGTGAAGAAGCGATCGTTGAAGAGGACCTTGGCGGGAGCGTCCGGATCCGGCTCGTCCGCCTCCATCTCCACGAACTGCTCCGCCCGCATCGCCTCGGCGATCCGCTCGGACTCGCCGGCGCGGACGAGGATCCGCAGCTCCGGCACCGGGCGGAAGGCGACGTGGGGATAGAGCGGCTCGCCGAGGGCGGCGCCGTCCAGGAGCACGAGCGGCTCGCCCCCCAGCGCGGTGGCGACGCCCTTCAGGGTCATCAGCTTGAAGACGTTGTCGTTCGCCAGGCCCTGCAGGTAGCCGAGGAGGAGATCCTTGGCGCTGTCCGGAGCGTCGGCGTCGGGCATCCGGTACTGCAGGTTGTAGCCGGCGATGGCGGCGAGGCCGTGGTGCGCCAGGAACGGCACGGCCTCCTCCCATGACGGCGGATCGTCGATCCCTCGGGCGGGGGAGAAGCGGGTGAGCTCGGCGAGCCAGCGGGCGTCGGGAAGGCCTTCCATGGCGGCGAGTTATAGCTGCCCCATCCAGACTGCGCCCGGTCTTCTGGTAGAAGGCGGAGGATGAACGCGGAAGCGCCGAAGCTCCAGGATGAAACCGACGAGGTCGGCGCCGAGTACGAGGTCCCCTTCCGCGTGGAGCCCAACTACGCGGGCTGGCGCCTGGACCTCTACCTCGCGGAGAAGATCCGCCGGCTCTCGCGCACCAAGGTCCAGCGCCTGATCCGCGAGGACCTGGTGCACGACGGCCCCAGACCCCTCAAGGCGGCGACGCCGGTCTGGGCGGGGATGGAGTTCCGCCTCCGCCGCCGGCGGGATCCCGAGCCGGTCTGCGAGCGCGACTTCGGCGTGGCCTTCGAGGACGACGACGTGCTGGTGGTGGACAAGCCCGCGGGCCTCCCCGTCCACCCGAGCGCCCGCTACTTCGTCCACACCCTGACCAGCGTGCTCCGCGAGCGGCAGGGCCCTGGCGAGAAGTGGGACATCGCCCACCGCCTCGATCGGGAGACGAGCGGCCTCGTGGTCTGCGGCAAGCGCCCCGAGGTGACGCGCAGGCTGAAGATGCTCTTCGAGAGGCCTGGGCAGGTGAACAAGGAGTACCAGGCGATCGTACACGGATGGCCCGAGGACGACGAGGCACGGATCGACCTCCCCCTGGGCCTCCTCGACCACCCGCTCAAGGTGAAGATGGGCGTGGTGCCCCTCCCCGAGGGGAAGGCATCGCTCACGGAGATCCGGGTGGAGCGGCGCTTCCACCGCGAGGTCCCGTGGCGGGGGCCCGAGCTCGCCGTGGTCCGGTGCTTCCCCCGGACCGGCCGCCAGCACCAGATCCGCGCCCACCTCGCCGCCGTCGGCTACCCGATCGTCGGCGACAAGATCTACGGCCCCTGCGACCGCTACTTCGCCGACTTCGCGGATGGGAAGCTCGCAGAGGAGGCCCAGGCCGAGCTCGTCCTCTCCCGGCACGCCCTCCACGCCGCCGCGATCACCCTCCGGCACCCCATGACCGGCCAGCCCCTGCACGTGACCGCGCCGCTGCCAGCTGACATGGCCACTCTGATCAGCTAGGAAACGTCCCCATGACGACGACGCGCCTCCTCCTCGCCGCCGCGATCTCGACCCTCCTCGTGGTGGGCGCCGGCTGTGCCACGCCCTGCGAGGAGCTCGCCGCGAAGATCTGCTCCTGCCAGCCGACCACGGCCACCCGCGACGCCTGCGAGCGCAGGGCCAACCAGCAGAAGGCCTCGAACCCGCCGGGCAACGCCGGCGAGAAGCGCTGCGAGGCGCTCCTCGAGACGTGCGACTGCCACGCCCTCGACACCGCCGCCGGCAAGCGCGCCTGCGGCGAGGCCGAGTAGGCGGGACGCTTTCGCCTAGCTCCGAAGCTTCCAGCCCGTGCGGAGCACCACGAGGCAGATCCCGATCGCCAGGACGTCGAAGGCGATCAGCAGGACCAGCGAGATCGCCGGCTCGATCGCCGAGGTGCCCAGGAGGCCGTAGCGCATCCCGTCGACCAGGTAGAGCACCGGGTTGAAGCGGGAGAGGGTCGCGAAGAAGCCCGGGAGCTGGTTCACGTCGTAGAAGACGCCGCCGAGGAAGGTGAGCGGCGTGATCACGAAGGTGGGCACCAGGTTCACGTGCTCGAACTTATCGGCCCAGATCCCCACGAAGAGCCCCAAGGCAGAGAGCCCGATGCTGGTCAGCACCGGAAAGGCGATCGCGTAGAAGAGGTGGGAGATCACCACGTCGCCCAGCGCGATGCTGGCTACGACCCAGGTCATCAAGCCGACGGCCAGGGCCCGTACCGAGGCGGCGCCGACCATCGCGGCGACGATCTCGCCGTAGCGCAGGGGGGAGACGAGCAGGTCCACCACCGTCTCCTGCAGCTTCATGATGAACATCGACGAGGAGGTGTTGAGGAAGGAGTTGGAGATCACTCCCAGCATCACCAGGCCCGGCACGATGAACGCCATGTAGGGCATGCCCTGCACTTCCCGCAGCCGCCCGCCCAGCGCGTAGCCGAAGACCACCAGGTAGAGCACGGTGGTGATGACCGGCGACACAAGGGTCTGCCCGGGCACCCGGAGGAAGCGGCGGATCTCCTTCTCGAAGAGGGTCAGCGGACCACGGAAGCGGTCGCGGAGGGTGGCCCGCGCCGCCGAAGCGGCAGGGGTCCGGCTGGACTCGGCGCCGATCATGGTCTCACCCCGTCCTTGGAG
The Vulgatibacter incomptus DNA segment above includes these coding regions:
- a CDS encoding alpha/beta fold hydrolase, coding for MAHAHVNGIWVHFHEHGEGEPVLLVMGLGAPLEGWDPQLPALSNRYRVIRFDNRGVGGSDKPVGRYTVGQLAEDARGLLDHLGVDKAHVVGLSMGGMAAMELAARHPGRVRSLVLASTTPAADARMRWTMGRIAARIGAAAVRASGSLQERAAAVQEELVRIWLPLVFSASPGGTEEATLRRLMGQAFSGGFPAAGAAGQLAACFSHDARSRLSQLVARTLVIGGTNDAIFEAKRFDELVRAIPGATLELFDGAPHGINLARPDDFNERVLRFLESR
- a CDS encoding OPT family oligopeptide transporter, with amino-acid sequence MSADPSQIQGYRPAQTPDHLRPVDESPEDREARRWLAEVYQGDRVRQLSVRSIVSGMLIGAVMSISNLYVGLKTGWGLGVTITACIIAFAVFKALEAVIPAYRKDHFTILENNTMSSAASAAGYMASAGLVSAFPALFLVTGRTLLWWEMMLWLGAVSCLGVFMAVPLKRQLINIDQLPFPSGIATAETLRSMHSAGAEALQKAKALLFGALGGAVLALWRDAPFMGKFAFPGSFPLFPGAKGKKLEDDLTLGFEGSLIMVAAGAIMGIRVGVSLLIGAIFYYGILGPVLIDQGMAQPGYRGLVSWVLWPATAMMVTSGLLAFALRWRTVIRAFSSLGSVFGKKSEQQDPLAHIEVPGSWFVWGTLISGAACVLMGHYLFEITWWMGIVAVLATFMLSIVAARATGETDVTPVGAMGKITQLVYGVVAPTNMTTNLMTASITAGAASHSADLLTDLKSGYMLGGNPRKQTIAQLFGVLAGTLLCVPVYTIVARPEKLGTAELPAPAAKVWAAVAEMLAKGLDALPPGAVMGMVIGGVVGIIITLGEEYFPKYRKWIPSATGLGIAGVIPAYNSISMFLGAFAAWMLMKKKPAANEKYTVAVASGLIAGESLMGVAIILALQGPGMIREILAHFGF
- a CDS encoding site-2 protease family protein yields the protein MTVFKRGAITVLTVKGVPIRLHFSVLLLIPVLTYALAVQMPRVAAAAKIPTESLGLPGWAWGLLASIGLIVSITLHELAHTLVAMKYGGKVDSIVLMALGGVSQITQMPKRPTQELVMAAVGPALSVVLGVVLGLGWKAFAASPNLAFYFFMLGYLNLVLGVFNFIPAFPMDGGRVLRAALATRMGKYRATNVAAVIGKALAVAFAVFGVFGGGIWMILIAFFVWSGATQEKLYSDLQHALGHVRVGEVQSFVPQVESDSSLEEARLVLREAGADSAIVEEHGQTVGLVRKLDILSHPPDERMKLRVSACMIAAQPLTSSEELGDSFDRVLREGELPVVDPDGNATGLIRSQDIIDTLRSRGFHFPGDRKQPPSQPRP
- a CDS encoding nucleotidyltransferase family protein; amino-acid sequence: MEGLPDARWLAELTRFSPARGIDDPPSWEEAVPFLAHHGLAAIAGYNLQYRMPDADAPDSAKDLLLGYLQGLANDNVFKLMTLKGVATALGGEPLVLLDGAALGEPLYPHVAFRPVPELRILVRAGESERIAEAMRAEQFVEMEADEPDPDAPAKVLFNDRFFTKLYEHVLPVRGEEPGLFERTVRVRAFGPGVCRLSAEDAFLVHVLSMARRGFAVPLIYFVDLREMVKGEASVALGRGPGAPLDVAVVRERAKAFGAERALWAGLELLAFFHPDVAEAARALQPELSLPSRALLEAGVVGPAKALDRERQLRGLGKLVQLLLG
- a CDS encoding RluA family pseudouridine synthase yields the protein MNAEAPKLQDETDEVGAEYEVPFRVEPNYAGWRLDLYLAEKIRRLSRTKVQRLIREDLVHDGPRPLKAATPVWAGMEFRLRRRRDPEPVCERDFGVAFEDDDVLVVDKPAGLPVHPSARYFVHTLTSVLRERQGPGEKWDIAHRLDRETSGLVVCGKRPEVTRRLKMLFERPGQVNKEYQAIVHGWPEDDEARIDLPLGLLDHPLKVKMGVVPLPEGKASLTEIRVERRFHREVPWRGPELAVVRCFPRTGRQHQIRAHLAAVGYPIVGDKIYGPCDRYFADFADGKLAEEAQAELVLSRHALHAAAITLRHPMTGQPLHVTAPLPADMATLIS
- a CDS encoding ABC transporter permease; this encodes MIGAESSRTPAASAARATLRDRFRGPLTLFEKEIRRFLRVPGQTLVSPVITTVLYLVVFGYALGGRLREVQGMPYMAFIVPGLVMLGVISNSFLNTSSSMFIMKLQETVVDLLVSPLRYGEIVAAMVGAASVRALAVGLMTWVVASIALGDVVISHLFYAIAFPVLTSIGLSALGLFVGIWADKFEHVNLVPTFVITPLTFLGGVFYDVNQLPGFFATLSRFNPVLYLVDGMRYGLLGTSAIEPAISLVLLIAFDVLAIGICLVVLRTGWKLRS